One Elephas maximus indicus isolate mEleMax1 chromosome X, mEleMax1 primary haplotype, whole genome shotgun sequence DNA segment encodes these proteins:
- the CXCR3 gene encoding C-X-C chemokine receptor type 3 isoform X1, translating to MVPEMSEHQVLDAPDFAFLENCSSSYDYEDNETDSCCASPPCPQDFSLNFDRAFLPALYSFLFLLGLLGNGAVAAVLLSQRAALSSTDTFLFHLAVADALLVLTLPLWAVDAAVQWVFGSGLCKVAGALFNINFYAGALLLACISFDRYLSIVHATQLYRRRPPARVALTCVVVWGLCLLFALPELIFLSAHHDDRLNATHCQYNFPQVGRTALRMLQLVAGFLLPLLVMAYCYARILAVLLVSRGQRRLRAMRLVVMVVVAFALCWTPYHLVVLVDTLMDLGALARDCGRESRVDVAKSVTSGLGYMHCCLNPLLYAFVGVKFRERMWMLLMRLGCPGRRRHQRQAAPSYRDSSWSETTEATYSGL from the exons ATGGTCCCTGAG atGAGTGAACACCAAGTGCTAGATGCCCCTGATTTTGCCTTCCTGGAAAACTGTAGTTCTTCCTATGACTACGAAGACAATGAGACCGACTCCTGCTGTGCCTCCCCACCCTGCCCACAGGATTTTAGCCTGAACTTTGACAGGGCCTTCCTGCCAGCCCTCTATAGCTTCCTTTTTCTGCTGGGGCTGCTGGGCAATGGTGCAGTGGCAGCTGTGCTGCTGAGCCAACGGGCAGCCCTGAGCAGCACTGACACCTTCCTGTTTCACTTGGCCGTGGCTGATGCACTGCTGGTGCTGACCCTCCCCCTTTGGGCAGTGGATGCTGCTGTCCAGTGGGTCTTTGGCTCTGGCCTCTGTAAAGTGGCAGGTGCCCTCTTCAACATCAACTTCTATGCAGGGGCCCTCCTGCTGGCCTGTATCAGCTTTGACCGTTACCTGAGTATAGTGCATGCCACCCAGCTCTACCGCCGGCGCCCCCCAGCCCGTGTGGCCCTCACCTGTGTAGTGGTCTGGGGGCTCTGTCTACTCTTTGCCCTCCCGGAACTGATCTTCCTGTCAGCCCACCATGATGACCGCCTCAATGCCACCCACTGCCAGTACAACTTCCCTCAGGTGGGACGCACAGCTCTGCGAATGCTGCAGCTGGTTGCTGGTTTTCTGCTGCCCCTGCTGGTCATGGCCTACTGCTATGCCCGCATCCTGGCTGTGCTGCTGGTCTCCAGGGGCCAACGGCGGCTGCGAGCCATGCGGCtagtggtgatggtagtggtGGCCTTTGCCCTCTGCTGGACCCCCTACCACCTGGTGGTGCTGGTGGACACCCTCATGGACCTGGGGGCCTTAGCCCGCGACTGTGGGCGAGAAAGTCGTGTTGACGTGGCGAAGTCAGTCACCTCAGGCCTGGGCTATATGCACTGCTGCCTCAACCCGCTGTTGTATGCCTTTGTGGGTGTCAAGTTCCGAGAACGTATGTGGATGCTGCTTATGCGCCTGGGTTGCCCTGGCCGGAGAAGGCACCAGCGGCAGGCTGCTCCTTCCTACCGGGATTCATCCTGGTCGGAGACCACAGAGGCCACCTATTCAGGCTTATGA
- the CXCR3 gene encoding C-X-C chemokine receptor type 3 isoform X2, whose protein sequence is MDEGMSEHQVLDAPDFAFLENCSSSYDYEDNETDSCCASPPCPQDFSLNFDRAFLPALYSFLFLLGLLGNGAVAAVLLSQRAALSSTDTFLFHLAVADALLVLTLPLWAVDAAVQWVFGSGLCKVAGALFNINFYAGALLLACISFDRYLSIVHATQLYRRRPPARVALTCVVVWGLCLLFALPELIFLSAHHDDRLNATHCQYNFPQVGRTALRMLQLVAGFLLPLLVMAYCYARILAVLLVSRGQRRLRAMRLVVMVVVAFALCWTPYHLVVLVDTLMDLGALARDCGRESRVDVAKSVTSGLGYMHCCLNPLLYAFVGVKFRERMWMLLMRLGCPGRRRHQRQAAPSYRDSSWSETTEATYSGL, encoded by the exons ATGGATGAGGGG atGAGTGAACACCAAGTGCTAGATGCCCCTGATTTTGCCTTCCTGGAAAACTGTAGTTCTTCCTATGACTACGAAGACAATGAGACCGACTCCTGCTGTGCCTCCCCACCCTGCCCACAGGATTTTAGCCTGAACTTTGACAGGGCCTTCCTGCCAGCCCTCTATAGCTTCCTTTTTCTGCTGGGGCTGCTGGGCAATGGTGCAGTGGCAGCTGTGCTGCTGAGCCAACGGGCAGCCCTGAGCAGCACTGACACCTTCCTGTTTCACTTGGCCGTGGCTGATGCACTGCTGGTGCTGACCCTCCCCCTTTGGGCAGTGGATGCTGCTGTCCAGTGGGTCTTTGGCTCTGGCCTCTGTAAAGTGGCAGGTGCCCTCTTCAACATCAACTTCTATGCAGGGGCCCTCCTGCTGGCCTGTATCAGCTTTGACCGTTACCTGAGTATAGTGCATGCCACCCAGCTCTACCGCCGGCGCCCCCCAGCCCGTGTGGCCCTCACCTGTGTAGTGGTCTGGGGGCTCTGTCTACTCTTTGCCCTCCCGGAACTGATCTTCCTGTCAGCCCACCATGATGACCGCCTCAATGCCACCCACTGCCAGTACAACTTCCCTCAGGTGGGACGCACAGCTCTGCGAATGCTGCAGCTGGTTGCTGGTTTTCTGCTGCCCCTGCTGGTCATGGCCTACTGCTATGCCCGCATCCTGGCTGTGCTGCTGGTCTCCAGGGGCCAACGGCGGCTGCGAGCCATGCGGCtagtggtgatggtagtggtGGCCTTTGCCCTCTGCTGGACCCCCTACCACCTGGTGGTGCTGGTGGACACCCTCATGGACCTGGGGGCCTTAGCCCGCGACTGTGGGCGAGAAAGTCGTGTTGACGTGGCGAAGTCAGTCACCTCAGGCCTGGGCTATATGCACTGCTGCCTCAACCCGCTGTTGTATGCCTTTGTGGGTGTCAAGTTCCGAGAACGTATGTGGATGCTGCTTATGCGCCTGGGTTGCCCTGGCCGGAGAAGGCACCAGCGGCAGGCTGCTCCTTCCTACCGGGATTCATCCTGGTCGGAGACCACAGAGGCCACCTATTCAGGCTTATGA
- the CXCR3 gene encoding C-X-C chemokine receptor type 3 isoform X3, which translates to MSEHQVLDAPDFAFLENCSSSYDYEDNETDSCCASPPCPQDFSLNFDRAFLPALYSFLFLLGLLGNGAVAAVLLSQRAALSSTDTFLFHLAVADALLVLTLPLWAVDAAVQWVFGSGLCKVAGALFNINFYAGALLLACISFDRYLSIVHATQLYRRRPPARVALTCVVVWGLCLLFALPELIFLSAHHDDRLNATHCQYNFPQVGRTALRMLQLVAGFLLPLLVMAYCYARILAVLLVSRGQRRLRAMRLVVMVVVAFALCWTPYHLVVLVDTLMDLGALARDCGRESRVDVAKSVTSGLGYMHCCLNPLLYAFVGVKFRERMWMLLMRLGCPGRRRHQRQAAPSYRDSSWSETTEATYSGL; encoded by the coding sequence atGAGTGAACACCAAGTGCTAGATGCCCCTGATTTTGCCTTCCTGGAAAACTGTAGTTCTTCCTATGACTACGAAGACAATGAGACCGACTCCTGCTGTGCCTCCCCACCCTGCCCACAGGATTTTAGCCTGAACTTTGACAGGGCCTTCCTGCCAGCCCTCTATAGCTTCCTTTTTCTGCTGGGGCTGCTGGGCAATGGTGCAGTGGCAGCTGTGCTGCTGAGCCAACGGGCAGCCCTGAGCAGCACTGACACCTTCCTGTTTCACTTGGCCGTGGCTGATGCACTGCTGGTGCTGACCCTCCCCCTTTGGGCAGTGGATGCTGCTGTCCAGTGGGTCTTTGGCTCTGGCCTCTGTAAAGTGGCAGGTGCCCTCTTCAACATCAACTTCTATGCAGGGGCCCTCCTGCTGGCCTGTATCAGCTTTGACCGTTACCTGAGTATAGTGCATGCCACCCAGCTCTACCGCCGGCGCCCCCCAGCCCGTGTGGCCCTCACCTGTGTAGTGGTCTGGGGGCTCTGTCTACTCTTTGCCCTCCCGGAACTGATCTTCCTGTCAGCCCACCATGATGACCGCCTCAATGCCACCCACTGCCAGTACAACTTCCCTCAGGTGGGACGCACAGCTCTGCGAATGCTGCAGCTGGTTGCTGGTTTTCTGCTGCCCCTGCTGGTCATGGCCTACTGCTATGCCCGCATCCTGGCTGTGCTGCTGGTCTCCAGGGGCCAACGGCGGCTGCGAGCCATGCGGCtagtggtgatggtagtggtGGCCTTTGCCCTCTGCTGGACCCCCTACCACCTGGTGGTGCTGGTGGACACCCTCATGGACCTGGGGGCCTTAGCCCGCGACTGTGGGCGAGAAAGTCGTGTTGACGTGGCGAAGTCAGTCACCTCAGGCCTGGGCTATATGCACTGCTGCCTCAACCCGCTGTTGTATGCCTTTGTGGGTGTCAAGTTCCGAGAACGTATGTGGATGCTGCTTATGCGCCTGGGTTGCCCTGGCCGGAGAAGGCACCAGCGGCAGGCTGCTCCTTCCTACCGGGATTCATCCTGGTCGGAGACCACAGAGGCCACCTATTCAGGCTTATGA